One region of Candidatus Saccharibacteria bacterium genomic DNA includes:
- a CDS encoding DDE-type integrase/transposase/recombinase → MAYSINPNLPKARALAMRLLVCEGIPLQIVANRCGVHRTTIWRWKQKWDKLNEHVQFDNPNRPARVYSKANHLLRCTWLIPTYTSRPHTSPQAIGEQLMTRILELRHRLKRCAEVVWYHLTRVGDAYGTAIVSLSSVRRILRRHYCFDGARKKRVRPDNPRRPQATGPGELVQTDTIHHVDPHSGKRLYYYTVIDLFTRMTYVILATRLSPGLAARAVLEAQDQWGFTISMVQADNGPEYGRYFEQVLRSRGITTRHSRLHRPNDNAHIERYNRTIQTECIGYYWRRSVPLQSQRDKLTAYLDYYNTKRVHLGIQMQVPAAMLQRS, encoded by the coding sequence ATGGCCTATTCTATCAACCCTAACCTACCTAAAGCGAGAGCTTTGGCAATGCGGTTGCTTGTGTGTGAGGGAATACCCTTGCAGATTGTTGCCAACCGTTGCGGTGTACACCGTACCACCATCTGGAGATGGAAGCAGAAGTGGGACAAGCTCAATGAGCATGTTCAGTTCGACAATCCCAACCGCCCAGCCCGTGTGTACAGCAAAGCAAACCACCTACTGCGATGTACATGGCTCATCCCTACGTACACATCTCGGCCCCATACAAGCCCTCAGGCAATAGGCGAGCAACTCATGACTCGGATACTTGAATTACGACATAGACTCAAACGTTGTGCTGAGGTGGTGTGGTACCACCTGACACGAGTTGGCGATGCCTACGGCACAGCCATTGTTAGCCTTAGCAGTGTGCGCCGTATATTACGGCGACACTACTGCTTTGATGGAGCCAGGAAGAAGCGAGTACGACCAGATAACCCGAGACGTCCACAAGCCACAGGGCCTGGTGAGCTCGTACAGACAGATACTATCCACCATGTCGATCCACACAGCGGTAAGCGTCTGTATTACTACACGGTCATTGACCTATTCACTAGAATGACGTACGTCATTCTAGCAACCCGGCTCAGCCCAGGGCTTGCTGCACGGGCGGTCCTGGAAGCACAAGACCAATGGGGCTTTACTATTTCCATGGTGCAGGCAGACAATGGTCCAGAGTACGGACGCTACTTTGAGCAAGTGCTTCGCTCACGAGGTATTACCACTAGACACTCCCGATTGCACCGACCCAATGACAATGCTCACATAGAGCGATACAACCGAACTATCCAGACAGAATGTATTGGATACTACTGGCGCAGGAGCGTACCGCTCCAAAGCCAGCGAGATAAGCTTACTGCGTATCTCGACTACTACAACACGAAGCGAGTACACTTAGGCATACAGATGCAGGTGCCTGCTGCAATGTTGCAAAGGTCTTGA
- a CDS encoding metallophosphoesterase — MLKRRAQQAAAGALLTTETQFTFISIPDTQQDNSSAVRTAVFAERMTWIRDNREALNIKFMVQVGDLVDWDDETHSHYVRADTGLDILDAVNFPYALCIGNHDTAAVQYGGSAAPGDVNANLRNTSTFNSYFPVSRFPNIAGVYETGKVDNAYRTFQAAGLNWLVMNVEFCPRAGVYPWANGVIQAHPNHNVIILTHMYLEGNGAVSGSNAGYGDTSPQTMYDTIIKNNPNVKFTFSGHLPVWSSSVSTSATTGHKTYNLMDCWHDYSSNPTRVCTFDIPAGTVSTQVYDPKTDSWRASTILNFTGITWVT, encoded by the coding sequence GTGTTAAAACGACGAGCACAACAAGCCGCAGCTGGAGCGTTACTTACGACTGAAACTCAGTTTACGTTTATTTCGATTCCTGACACTCAGCAAGACAACAGCAGCGCTGTACGTACCGCCGTGTTTGCCGAGCGTATGACCTGGATACGAGATAACCGTGAGGCACTCAATATTAAGTTCATGGTACAAGTCGGCGACCTTGTCGACTGGGACGACGAAACTCATAGCCATTATGTGCGAGCCGATACCGGTCTCGATATTCTGGACGCTGTAAATTTTCCCTACGCACTTTGTATCGGCAACCACGATACAGCCGCCGTGCAATATGGCGGTAGTGCCGCACCTGGTGACGTTAACGCGAACCTTCGCAATACGAGTACGTTTAACAGCTATTTTCCCGTCTCACGCTTTCCGAATATTGCCGGTGTGTATGAAACTGGAAAAGTTGACAATGCCTACCGCACGTTTCAAGCAGCTGGGCTCAACTGGCTGGTCATGAATGTTGAGTTTTGTCCACGCGCGGGGGTGTACCCTTGGGCAAATGGTGTCATACAGGCTCATCCTAATCACAATGTCATCATCCTGACACACATGTATCTCGAAGGTAACGGTGCAGTCAGTGGTAGTAACGCCGGTTACGGCGATACGAGCCCACAAACCATGTACGATACAATCATCAAGAATAACCCAAATGTTAAATTCACGTTTTCTGGTCATTTGCCTGTATGGTCAAGCTCTGTTTCTACGAGCGCTACGACTGGCCACAAAACATACAACCTCATGGATTGTTGGCATGACTATTCTAGTAATCCGACGCGTGTCTGTACGTTTGATATTCCCGCTGGCACAGTATCGACCCAGGTGTACGATCCCAAAACAGACAGCTGGCGAGCCAGTACCATCCTTAATTTTACTGGTATAACCTGGGTTACGTAG
- a CDS encoding right-handed parallel beta-helix repeat-containing protein — MSISARRLQKVGPRTTATGTNPTANAGSVAVGAASYAVPGDAIYVATGGNDTTGVGTIGAPYRTLVRAITAATSGKTIVLRAGTYHEGGSNHTSAIGIEVNRNNLTIQNYPGEAVWFDGSSVQTGWSQSGATWSIPWTKVFDHSPTSTSGAADGSTPGWQWINANYPQAPFPEQVFVDGVALTQVGSLGACVAGTFYVQGTTSNMIFTPSTLYIGTNPAGKTVNVTDMHIFLNLGTGYTGLTIRGFGIRRYGNSLPQYSVLRFDGNNNTTNCLAENIVMEDIATAALTSNQCHGNTIRNVTIRRAGYRASGGYRSDNLLFDNILIEYTNTENFNSSPDSGVIKVTQSQHVTVRNSIFRDNKCKVVWFDMSVYDMEVYGNDFLRNKDTDAFFEISGTGICTNNLFVDNPAEAIKVNNTDNMEVWNNTIVRCGSLSQRLNPDTSNHGNGDRRPLAVYQESRRPANTSYGLDGRYPLGHAMYSSYMTWQINNVTIHNNVVVGTPSNAYAMFCIDDQQIQSGGTNQLLAAYGTVMDGNVFHWATAPSTTYPYPYIFPPTSVGSSTPIVYSTHAAMVSATSLNPNGTEINPKSSGTSNPSPIDANYVVTGGYAVLHTKAVALSASIAGLAGQPTGTKHAGCWRS; from the coding sequence ATGAGCATTTCGGCACGAAGACTACAAAAAGTAGGTCCTAGAACTACGGCAACCGGCACAAATCCAACGGCTAACGCTGGCTCGGTGGCGGTCGGTGCGGCCAGTTACGCTGTACCTGGTGATGCTATTTATGTTGCGACGGGTGGCAACGATACGACCGGCGTAGGTACGATCGGCGCGCCGTACCGCACACTCGTGCGAGCCATTACTGCGGCAACCAGCGGAAAAACCATCGTATTACGAGCCGGTACGTACCATGAAGGCGGCTCAAATCACACTTCGGCTATCGGCATCGAGGTGAACAGAAACAACTTGACGATTCAAAACTACCCCGGTGAAGCGGTTTGGTTTGATGGTTCGAGCGTCCAAACTGGTTGGTCGCAGAGCGGTGCAACTTGGTCTATCCCATGGACAAAAGTATTTGACCATAGCCCCACCAGCACGAGTGGTGCTGCGGACGGCTCAACCCCAGGTTGGCAATGGATCAACGCCAATTATCCGCAGGCGCCATTCCCTGAGCAGGTGTTCGTAGATGGTGTCGCGCTGACGCAAGTCGGATCATTGGGAGCGTGCGTAGCCGGTACTTTCTATGTGCAGGGTACAACTAGCAACATGATTTTCACGCCGTCCACACTTTACATCGGGACAAATCCGGCCGGCAAAACAGTCAATGTGACCGATATGCACATCTTTTTAAACCTTGGTACTGGCTATACCGGCCTGACAATCCGTGGTTTTGGCATTCGTCGATATGGCAATTCCCTGCCGCAGTATTCAGTGCTGCGCTTTGACGGCAATAACAACACAACTAACTGTCTGGCTGAAAACATTGTCATGGAAGATATCGCGACCGCAGCACTAACCTCAAACCAGTGCCATGGCAACACCATCCGAAACGTGACAATCCGACGCGCAGGCTACCGAGCTTCGGGCGGCTACCGATCAGACAATTTGTTGTTCGACAATATTTTGATCGAGTACACCAACACCGAAAACTTCAACTCATCGCCTGACTCAGGGGTGATTAAGGTCACACAGTCCCAACACGTCACCGTCCGAAACAGTATCTTCCGCGACAACAAATGCAAAGTTGTTTGGTTCGACATGTCGGTCTACGACATGGAAGTCTACGGCAACGATTTCTTACGCAACAAAGACACTGATGCGTTCTTTGAAATCAGTGGCACCGGAATCTGCACCAACAACCTGTTTGTCGACAACCCGGCCGAGGCGATCAAGGTCAACAACACAGACAACATGGAAGTATGGAACAACACAATCGTGCGCTGCGGTAGCCTCTCTCAGCGGCTCAACCCCGACACGTCCAACCATGGTAACGGCGATCGTCGCCCTCTGGCGGTCTACCAGGAAAGCCGACGACCCGCCAACACGAGTTACGGTCTAGACGGTCGTTACCCGCTCGGGCACGCTATGTATAGCAGCTATATGACATGGCAGATCAACAACGTTACTATCCATAACAACGTCGTGGTTGGCACACCGTCAAACGCGTACGCTATGTTTTGTATCGATGACCAACAGATTCAGTCCGGTGGCACAAATCAGCTGCTAGCCGCCTACGGCACTGTCATGGACGGCAACGTATTTCACTGGGCGACTGCGCCGAGCACTACCTATCCCTACCCGTATATATTCCCGCCGACATCTGTCGGCAGCTCAACACCTATCGTCTATTCGACGCATGCCGCTATGGTCAGCGCTACCTCACTCAACCCAAATGGCACCGAAATCAACCCGAAAAGTTCAGGCACTTCAAACCCATCGCCGATTGACGCCAACTATGTCGTCACCGGTGGCTACGCCGTTCTACACACCAAAGCTGTTGCGCTTTCCGCGTCAATTGCTGGACTGGCTGGACAACCAACCGGCACGAAACACGCTGGCTGCTGGCGCAGTTAG